Genomic DNA from Salinibacter pepae:
TTGCCGGTTTGAACGGAGGCGTCGGCCTCGAGACGGACGCGGTTGAGGATCAGCTGGTCGTCGGCCCGGAGGCGAGCGACGGCCGACGTGCCCCCTCCCGATCCCGCCTGATCCATGTTGAGGGCGAGCCGAATTTCATCGCCGTCGGCCAGCGCTCGCAGGTCCTCCTGGGTACTGCCGAGGGGGAAGACGAATGTGCCCGATGACGGAGCCGCTGCCGCGCCGTCGTCGTCCTTCGCGGCCGGCTCAATTCGGAAGTTGTCGTTTTCGAAGTCGCCGTTGAACGTCTCAATTGCCGAGCCCGCGGCGTCGACAATGACCATCCTCACGTCTGCCCCGAGGGGCAGGCCGTTCGTATATTCGAACTGCAGCTCCGCCGTCGAAATGTTCACGTCCTCCTCCGGGTCGGTCAGGTCGTTGAGGTCGGACAGGTCCGCATCGATGGTGTCCCGCACGCGGAACCGATCCTTGATGCGGAGGGGGACGTTGAGCGAGAACTTCGCGTCCAGCGAGATGGGTGTTCGGACGCTCAGGCCGCCCTCGTCCGTGTTGATCCGGGCCTGCCCGGCCAGGCGGACCTCCGTCGGGAGGGCGTTGACGAAGTCCGCCACGTTTGAATTGTCTCCATCCACCACGAGCGGCGTTCGCACCGTTTCGCCCAGGGACGCATCCTCAAGCCCAACGCCCAGCTTGATCAGCTCCTCATTCGGAAGGGTAGAGCCGTTTTCCGTAAACGCAGAAAAGGGTGAGGGCAGGGAGGACACGTTCCGGTCCGCCCCGCGCGACGCGTCCTGATCTTCCGTTCCGCCAAGATAGATCTGGTCTGTCTCGTTCGTCCCCTGAATCGCCGCATACAACTGGGCGTCCGTCGACGCGAGGTTGGCGGTTTCAACCTGGAAGGTTAGGCTCACGTCCGCCAGCTCGAGCCCGTCCACGCGTCCCGTGATGCCCCCAAAGCCATCGAAGGCCGCCGTCCGCACTTCGCTGTCGTCGGCAACATCAACGGCTCCCCCGTCTTCATTCGGCGTGACGGCCACCGTGAACGGCCTCGCCGCACCGACATCGATCTCCTGAATCTCAAAATTGTCGAGGGCGGTCGACGCCCCGAAGGAGATCTTGTCGTCGTTTTCCACTCTCAGGTCGGGGTTCACTTGGCCGTCAATCTCAAACGTGACCGTCCCGTCTTCGTCGATCTTCGGCTTGTTCGGGTACACGCGCGTGCCCTCCGGACCAATGCGAAACCCACTTCTCAGGTCGTTTATGTCCCGTTCGTATTTGCCACTGGGATTTTCGACAAAGCTGACGACGAGCTGGTCGTCTTCGCCGTACGGCTCAACTCGAATGTCGGGATATACGAACCGAAGCTCATCGAACACACGCTCCTGGGCGGTCGGGGAAACCGTGATGTCTTGCCCCCTAATCTCCGTGCTTCCGAGCTCCACGTAGTTGTCCTGCGCCTTGTCGAACGCGACCCGGTCGCTTCCACGTACCGGGATAGTGGCCGTTGCCGATCTCTGTAGCTCCTCTTCGGTGAGATAGTCCCCGATCCGCTGTTCTCCCGAGGACGGAATTCCTTCCTCTTGCAAATCAATGAGGTCCCGTTTGAAGCTCTTCTGGGCGAAGGTGAGGGCCCCGGTCGCGTTGTCGAGGGCGCCGTTCAGGTTCCCGATGTCGAAGTTGTCGATTGTCTGCACGACCGAGATGTCGTTGTTCGCCGCCTCCACTTCGAACAGGGCGTCGAAGTCCGACGAGGTGGTGTCGATCAGCGGGTCGAATTCACTGTTCGGCCCCCCGAGAAACGTGAAGGTTTTTTCCTGTACGAGCGGCGTGCTGACCTCCGTGTCGGTGTTGAGGGATGGCGAGGAATTGCCCGTGGGCACGTCGCACCCCATCAGAGTGACGAACGTGAGTGCGGCCGCTGTGAGGGGCCACCAGCTAGCCTGAGAAGAAGACATGGCGCAGAACCGGTTGCGGAAAGGAAAGACGGTGTTCACTGAAAGTGGGAGCGGTGGCCTCTCGGAGACGGGCCGTTGTCCGCGGTAGGAAAAGGGGCGTTTCTCCAAAACGGCCTCGCCGTGATCAAAATTCCTGAGGTCAGCCCTGAAGCGCAGCACATTGAGCGGCACTCGCCCTTGAGTCCGGCTCACATGGTGCGTTGGTCAAGAATCGCGCCAGGTCGGATGCCCCGCCCTTACGCTGCGGCCTGGTTTCTTGAGGGCGACGATACCTGTGCTGGACCTGTAGTTTCTTCGCCCCGCAGTGCGCAATTACGCGGCCTGCGTTCGGCGGACATGGATCTCCACGCCGGACGGGCACGCTCGACGTTCGGGGCGACCGGGCCGTGGTCGTAGACAGGCGTGCCGTCGCCGCCCGTCTGGCCGAGAGGGCTTCTCCTGCCGACGCCCAATTGGGCCCGCGTGGAATCAGCAATCATCCAGAGAGCGGGTGGCGGGTCGTGCTTGGCGCCCCGCACCCCTCGTTATCGGCAGGGACTGAGGCAATCGGATCCGGTACGGCATCCGCCACAGTTCCGGCTTCCCGCGCCGTCATACAGGCCCCCAGGCGCTCGTCGGATGCAACACATCTGCGCGCTCGTCTCGTCGGCCGGTCTCTCGTGCAGGGCCCTCGCCCCGGCGCAGCCCGTTGGTCCGGACGTCAGTAGACCCTGATTCGTCCCATTGCGGCGGCGACGCCGTCAATTCCGGGCGGTCGTCGATACGATGTGAGTGGGCGATGGGGGCGCTGCCCCGGAGGATGCGCTTGAGACCCTTCCTCGACACCCTCGACATCCGTGGCGGCTCCGTTTGACGACCGCGGGGCTACGCCTCCTCGCGGCGCGGGGCCAGGACGTAAAGCACGGCCATCCGCAGGGCGACCCCGTTTGTGACCTGGCTCAGGATGATGGACCGCTCGTGGTCCACGACGGCGTCGGTCAGTTCAATGCCGCGGTTGACCGGCCCCGGGTGCATGATGAGAAGGTCGGGGTGACGGCTTAGGTGGTCGGTCGTGATGCCGAACTGGCGGTGGTACTCCCGGGTGCTGGGGAAAAGGCCTGCGTTCTGCCGCTCCATCTGGATGCGCAGGGCCATGGCGATGTCGCAGCCCTCTAGGGCCTCGTCGAGGCGGGTCGTGGTGCGCACGTCCAGCGCCGCCTCCATCTCCACCGGCAGCATCGTCGCCGGCCCGCAGAGCGTGACGGTGGCCCCGAGCGTGGTGAGGGCCTGCACGTTGGAGCGGGCGACGCGGCTGTGCGTGATGTCGCCGATGATGGAGACGTTCAGGTCCTCAAACGAGTCGACGTGCGCCCGCATCGTGAGCACGTCGAGCAGCGCCTGGGTCGGGTGGGCGTGGGCCCCGTCGCCCGCGTTCAGAATGACGCTGTCGGTGCAGCGGGCGAGGAAGTGGGGGGCGCCGGGCGACGGGTGGCGGAGCACCACCACGTCCACCTTCATGGCCTCCACGTTGCGGGCCGTGTCCTTCAGCGTCTCGCCCTTCGTGACCGACGAGCTGGCCTTCGAGAGGCTCACGGTCTCGGCGGAGAGGCGGCCGGCGGCGAGGTTGAACGAGAGCTTCGTTCGGGTGGAGGGCTCAAAGAAGAGGTGGGCGACCGAGGTGCCCTGCAGGGTGGGCACCTGACGGATGGGCCGGTCCAGCACCTCCCGAAATTCCTGAGCGGTGTCGAGCAGGTACTGGATCTCGTCGGCCTCGTAGGGGGAGAGGTCCAGCAAGTGCTGGTGGCGCAGCCCGTCGGGGCGATCCAGGGCGGCAGACGATTCGGAGGCAGCCATAGGAGGGGCGGGAGAGGGGATATGGGAATCAGGGAAATCGCGGAAACGGGCACGCTCAGCGGCCGTCGTCGGCGGACGGACGGGACGCGGGGGCTTGGACCAGCCACACGCCGTCCGCCTCGTCGACCTCCTCGACGCGCACCCGCACTTCCTCGCCGGGCAGGGTGGGCACCTCGCGCCCTACAATGTCCACCGAGATGGGAAGCTCGCGATGCTGACGGTCGATGATGGTGAGGAACTGAATGGTGGCGGGGCGGCCCCGGTCCATGAGCGCGTCGAGGGCGGCGCGCCCCGTTCGGCCGGTGAACACCACGTCGTCGACGAGCACGATCGTCCGGTCCGTGACGTCGAACGGGATGCGTGTGGTCTGAATCTCGGGCTGCTCCAGCCGCAGGCGCACGTCGTCCCGGTACATGGTCACGTCGAGGAGCCCTAGGGGCAGCTCCAGTCCCGTCTGGGCCTCGATGCGGCGTTGGAGGCGACGCGCGAGGTGGACCCCTCGCGTCTGCATGCCCACGAGGGCAAAGGTGTCGGTGGGAGACGCCGCCGCCTCGGGGGCGAAGCGCTCGATGATCTGCTGGGCCATCCGGTCCAGCGTCCGGCCGAGGTCCTGGGCCGTCATGAGGTGCGCTTTGATGTGATCGTCGGACGGCATGGGGGCGTCGGGCACGATGAGAGCGGAAAGGCGCTGGGGGAAATTGGGGCCGTCGCCGTTGGGGCGAATCGCCTCCCTCAAGGAACCGAACAGGCGGCAAACTTTCTAACGGGTCCGGTGCATTTGGGAATTTGCCAGTTTCTTTATGGCCGAATCCAATGCCGCGCGTCGCTACCTCGATCCCGTCGTCGTGTCGCAACTCGAGACCATGGAGCTGCGGGCGCGGCTGATCGTGGAGGGGTTCATCACGGGATTGCACCAGAGTCCCTACCACGGCTTCTCGGTCGAGTTTGCCGAACACCGCCCCTACAACCCGGGCGACGAGCTCCGGCACGTCGACTGGAAGGTCTACGCGAAGACCGACCGCTACTACATCAAGCAGTACGAGGAGGAGACCAACCTCCGCAACTACGTCGTCCTCGACACCTCCGCCTCGATGCGCTACGCGGGCGACAGTGAGCTGTCAAAGCTCGACTACGGGTCGTACCTCGCCGCGGGGCTCCACAACCTCATGCTGAAACAGCAGGACGCCACGGGGCTCATCGGGTTCGACGAGTCCGTGCACACGCTCCGGCCCCCGAAGGCGACACAGGGATACCTGCGGCAGTTGCTCGTCACCCTCGAGCAGTTTCGGCAGCGGGACGCGACGGAGCAGCGCACGAACGCGGCCGCCGCCCTCGAGGAGGTGGCCGAGCGGGTGGAGCGCCGATCCCTTATCATCGTGATCACGGACCTCTTCGAAAACATCGCGGCCCACGACGACCTTCTGCGGGCGCTTCGTCACCTCCGGCACCGGGGGCACGAGCTGATTGTCTTCCACGTCCTGGAGGGCCAGACCGAGCGACAATTTCGGTTTCCGGACCGGCCCATGCTGTTTCGGGACGTGGAGACGGGGGAGGAGGTGTCGCTCCGGCCCGCCCAGCTGCGCGACCACTACACGGAGGCGGTGGAGCACTTTACCGAGACGTTCCGCCGCAGCTGCCTGGAACACGACATCGACTTCGCAGAGCTGGACACGAACGAGGCCTACCACACGGCCCTCATGGCGTACCTTAACAAGCGCTCGCGCCTGGTGTAGTCGCCCTCACGGGCGGGCCGCGGCCTCCGACGCCGAGGCCGTGAGGGCCTCCAGGTGGTCCAGTAGCGCCGCCCGCGCCTCGGGCCCTGGGAGGGCCACAATCACGGGGCCGTCTCCCGTACGCACGCAGAGCACCTGCTCCGAAACCGCACTGGCAAACACCTGCGTGGCGGCGTAACGGCGGTAGTGACGATGGTAGCGCTGGGCCGAGATGAGACGAACGTCCTGAATATCGGGGGCCGAGAGGGTGCGCGTCTGGTCCCCTTGGCGAAGGGTGACCGCATCGGGGCGGCACGTCACGCGAACCGCCGGGCGGAAGCCCACGAGCCCAAGCCCGGCTAGGACCAGAACCGATCCCACCTGTGTCTGCCAGAACAGGGGCTCCCACCCCGGAGACGCGGCAAGGGCCGAGGTCAAGAGCGCCCAGCCCAAATAGTGCGCCATGAGCAGGATGATGGTGAGGCCCGTCATCGCCACCAGGTAGAGCGCTTCCCCCTGCAGCCGGTCGTTCGTCCAGGCCCGAACCGCGCGG
This window encodes:
- a CDS encoding aspartate carbamoyltransferase catalytic subunit, producing the protein MAASESSAALDRPDGLRHQHLLDLSPYEADEIQYLLDTAQEFREVLDRPIRQVPTLQGTSVAHLFFEPSTRTKLSFNLAAGRLSAETVSLSKASSSVTKGETLKDTARNVEAMKVDVVVLRHPSPGAPHFLARCTDSVILNAGDGAHAHPTQALLDVLTMRAHVDSFEDLNVSIIGDITHSRVARSNVQALTTLGATVTLCGPATMLPVEMEAALDVRTTTRLDEALEGCDIAMALRIQMERQNAGLFPSTREYHRQFGITTDHLSRHPDLLIMHPGPVNRGIELTDAVVDHERSIILSQVTNGVALRMAVLYVLAPRREEA
- the pyrR gene encoding bifunctional pyr operon transcriptional regulator/uracil phosphoribosyltransferase PyrR; its protein translation is MPSDDHIKAHLMTAQDLGRTLDRMAQQIIERFAPEAAASPTDTFALVGMQTRGVHLARRLQRRIEAQTGLELPLGLLDVTMYRDDVRLRLEQPEIQTTRIPFDVTDRTIVLVDDVVFTGRTGRAALDALMDRGRPATIQFLTIIDRQHRELPISVDIVGREVPTLPGEEVRVRVEEVDEADGVWLVQAPASRPSADDGR
- a CDS encoding DUF58 domain-containing protein, whose protein sequence is MAESNAARRYLDPVVVSQLETMELRARLIVEGFITGLHQSPYHGFSVEFAEHRPYNPGDELRHVDWKVYAKTDRYYIKQYEEETNLRNYVVLDTSASMRYAGDSELSKLDYGSYLAAGLHNLMLKQQDATGLIGFDESVHTLRPPKATQGYLRQLLVTLEQFRQRDATEQRTNAAAALEEVAERVERRSLIIVITDLFENIAAHDDLLRALRHLRHRGHELIVFHVLEGQTERQFRFPDRPMLFRDVETGEEVSLRPAQLRDHYTEAVEHFTETFRRSCLEHDIDFAELDTNEAYHTALMAYLNKRSRLV